The Acidobacteriota bacterium genome segment CGATAGGAGTTGACGTTCTGGCCGAGCAGCTGGATCTCGGGCCGGCCCGCCGCCGCGGCGGAGCGGACCTCGGCCAGGACGTTCGCCAGCGGCCGGAACTTCTCGCGGCCGCGCGAAAAGGGCACGATGCAGTAGGCGCAGAAGTTGTCGCAGCCCTCCATGACCGGGATGAAGGCGCTCCCCGGGGACTCGCGGGCCGTGGCCTCCGCCCCGACCTCGCGCCAGTCCCGGCCGAAGTCCGTCCGGATCACCGGGGCCTCCGCCGCCCGGGCGACGATCTCCGGCAGGTCGAGGTAGTTGTCGGGCCCGACGACGAAATCGACGGCCGGGATCCTTTCGACGAGGCCGGCGCCGCGCACCTGGGCGATGCAGCCCGCGACGCCGAGCAGGAAGGGCCGCTTCTTCCGGAGACCGGCCAGGCGGCCAAGGTAGGAATAGAGCTTTTCTTCCGATTTCTGGCGGACGGCGCAGGTGTTGACGATGACGATGTCGGCGTCCTCCGGGGCGCCGGCCCGGGCCGCGCCCGCGGCGGCCAGGACGCCGGCGATGTGCTCCGAGTCGTTCTCGTTCATCTGGCAGCCGAAGGTCCGGACGAAGACCTTCAGGCCGGAGAGGCGGGCGCTCATGGGAGGGACATTATACACGAAGCCGCCGGGGGGGCGGGTCAGAGGATCTCTTCGAGGAGGGCGACGGCGTCGGCGACCAAGCCTTCGCACTTCGTCTCGTGGAGCTTCAGCTCGCTCGCTTTCCGGCTTCCTTCCGGCGTGCCGATCTCGCAGCCGAGGAGGTCCCGGCACCTGACCGCTCCATGCCGCGAGCCGAACCGGGCGATGAGCTCCCGGACGAGGGCGTAGGTCTTTTCTTTGGCCGCCGCGTCCTCCGGCCGGACGCGGCCGTACTTGAGGCCGACGGCCAGGAACGCCCCGGTCAGGGCGCCGCACCAGTCGCCGCCGGCGGCGATGCCGCCGCCGAAGGGCTGGGACAGCCGCAAGGCCGTCTCCCGGTCGAGCCCCTGGTCCTCGGCGAAAGCGGCGAAGACCGACTGGGAGCAGCTGAAGCCGCGGCGGAACAGGCAGAGGGCGACCTCCGATCTGCTCATGATCTTCGTCCTTTCGGCAGGCCGCCGTCGAGCATCTCCCGGGCGATCTGACGGGAGGCCTCGGTCAGGCGGCTGCCGGCGACGAGCCGGGCGATCTCCTCGATCCGCTCCTCGCGTCCCAGCCGGCGCACTCCGGTGAATGTCCGCTCCTTCTCGACCCGCTTGTCGACGCTGAAGTGATGGGCCGCGGCCGAGGCGATCTGGGGCAGGTGGGTGATGCAGATGACCTGGTGGCGGGCGGCCAGCTGGTCGAGCTTGCGGGCGATGAACTCGGCCGTTTTGCCGCCGATCCCGGCGTCGACCTCGTCGAAGATGAGGGTCTGTTGCCCCTCCCGGTCCTTGCCCGCGGCCTTGAGGGCCAGCATCATCCGCGACAGCTCGCCGCCGGAGGCGATGCGCCGCAGGGGCCGCAGGTCCTCGCCGGGATTGGGCGAGAGGAGGAATTCGGCGTCCTCGGCGCCCTGGTCCCGGATGGTCGACGGGTCCTCGAGCGAGGGGGTCCGCGTCTCGAGCCGGACTTCGAAGCGGGCCTTGGCCATGCCCAGCAGGCCGATCTCCTTTTCGATGGTCCGGCCGAGCCTGTCGGCGGCCTTCTTCCGCTCGGCGCCCAGGAGGGCCGCCGTCCGGGCGTACTCGTCGAACTTCGAGCCGATCGCGGCCTCGAGCTCCTGGAGCCGCTCCTGGCCGGATTCGAGCCCGGCCCGCTCGCGGCGCAGGCTCTCGCCGTGGGCCAGGACCGCTTCGACCGAGCCGCCGTACTTGCGCTTGAGCTTCTCGATGACGCTCAGCCGCTCTTCGACCTCCTCGGCGTTATCCGGCGCCCCGGCCCTCCGGTCGCGGAAGCGGACGAGCAAGTCGGCGGCGTCCTGCAGGAGGATGGCGGCGTCCTGGAGGCCGGGCCGGAACTCGCCGAAGGACTCCTCGTAGGCGGCCAGGTCGGCCAGGACCGACTTCAGCCGGGCCAGGCGGGGGACGAGCGAGTCTTCGCCGGTGTAGGCTAGGTCGAGGGCCTTGTCGACGAGGCCGGCGATCTTCTCGGCGTTCCGCAGGATCTCGCGCTCGCGCAGGAGGGCGTCGTCCTCGCCGGGCTTGAGCCCGGCCGCCTCGATCTCCTTGAGCTGGTAAGCGATGAAGTCCAGCCGTTGCTCGCGCTCCTTCTCCCGGCCCTGGAGCTCGCGCTGCTCCTGGAGCAGGCGCCGCAGCTCCTGGGCCGTCCGGGCCGCGTCCCGGACGAGGCCGGGCGCGCCGAGGGTCTCGTCGAGGTAGGCCAGGTGGTTCTCCAGGTGGAGCAGGAAGATGTGGTCGTTCTGGCCGTAGATATCGATTAGCTGCGGGCCGAGCTCGCGCAGCCGCCGGACCGGGACAAGGACCCCGTTGACGAAGGCCTTGCCCGAGCCCTGGTCGGTGACCGAGCGCTGGACGAGGAGCTCGCCGTCCTCGGGCTCGGGCAAGCCGGCCAGGTCGAGGGGCAGGCCGGTCACATCGAAGACGGCCTCGACGAAGGCCTCGGCCTTGCCGGTGCGGACGAGGTCGGGCGAGCCCTTCTCGCCGAGGATCAGGCGGATGGCGTCGATGATGATCGATTTGCCCGCGCCGGTCTCGCCCGTCAGGATGGAGAAGCCGGGCTCGAGCGGGACCTCGAGCTCCTCGATCGTGGCCAGGTTCCTGACCCGCAGCAGCTTGATCATATCGGCCGGGCCCTAGTGGAGGATGTACGGGACGAGGGCCCGCTCCATGTTGATCCGGCCGTAGCCGGCGCGGTCGTCGCGGCCCGGCAGGGTCGCCTTGTTGATGTCGTCGGCCGTGTAGCGGATGATCTGCATGATCTGGTCGGCCGTCAGGTCGGGCTTGGCGCTCTTGAGCAGGGCGGCCATGCCGGCGACGTTCGGGGAGGCGGCCGAGGTCCCGGAGGCGAAGAGATAAGGCTCATAGCCCTGGCCGACGTACGACTGCGGGGCCGGGCCGAGGATCCAGACGCCGGGCGCGGCGACGTCCATCTGGGGGCCGTAGTTCGAGAAATCGGCGATCTGGTCGTTGTAGTCGCTGGCGGCCACGGCCAGGACATAGTCGTCGTAGGCGGCGGGGTAGAGGACCCCGGCCAGCCCGTCGTTGCCGGCGGCGGCGACGATGACGACGCCCTTGTCGTGCGCGTAGCGGCAGGCCTCCTCGAGGAACGGGTCGTCGATATCCCCGCCCAGGCTGAGGTTGATGACGTCGGCCCCGTGGTCGGCGGCCCAGGTGATGCCGTCGATGATCCAGCTGTAGTAGCCGTTGCCCTGGGCGTCCATGACCTTGACCGGCAGGACCCGGCAGTTCCAGGCGACGCCGGCGATGCCGACGGCGTTGTTCGTGTCCGCGGCCGCGACCCCGGCGACAAAGGTGCCGTGCCAGTGATCGTCGGAAGCCTCGTCGTCATCGTTGACGAAATCGTGCCCGTAGCCGGCCAGCTTGGCGGCGAGGTCGGGGTGGGAGAAGTCGACCCCCGTGTCGATGACGGCGATGACCGTTCCGTCGTCGCCCTTGGCCTGGTCCCAGGCCTTCACGGCCTTGATGTCGGCGCCGGAGGTCATCTGCGGCTGGATGCCCGGAGCGATGTCCAGGATGCCGCCGAGGTTGCGGAGGTTGTACTGGTAGCCGGCGAAATAGGGATCGTTGGGGAAATCGGCCAGGCGGGTCCGGTAGTCGGGCCGGGCCATGGCCACGTCGCCGTTGCGGCGGAGCATGGCCAGGGTCTCGGGGACCGAGACGCCCGGCGCGGTCCTGACGCTGTAGACGCCGATCCCGGCGATGCGGTGGACGGCGGGGAAGCCGTAGGACCGCAGCAGCCCGTCGGCGTAATCCCCGGAAACCTCCGGGCGGAAGCTGACGAGGACGCGGTCGGTCGCGTAGCGAAGAAGGCGGCGGCGGAAGATCTGGCGTTCGGCCCGCAGGCTGGTCCGGGCCTGCCGCACCGGGGTCAGGGGGAGGCGCTTCGGAAAACGGGGCCAGGCGGAATCGCTGGCGCCCAGGGCGGCGCAAAGGACGGCGAGGAGCGCGAGGGCGGTCCTGGCGAGATTCCTGGGCGTCTTGGTCATGGTCATCTCCTTCCCCTAGAACGCGCAGGCGAGGCCGGCGGAGAAAAGCCCGTCCAGGCCGCCCGGACGGGGCGAAACGCCGGCCTTGGCCCGCAGGGACAGCCGGCCGGTCAGGGCGACGTCCGCGCCCAGCGCGGCGCTGAACGAGAGATCGCCGGCATGCTTGGCCTCGCTCCCGGCCAGGTCCCCGATGGTCTCGGCCATCTTGAACGCGGCCCTGAGCCAGCGGGCCTGGACCTCGAGGTAGGGGGCGGCCCTCCTGAGCTTCCTGTATGTCAGCCGCGGCCCGGCCGCAACCTCCAGCCAGCTCGATCTCCCCTCGGCGCCGCCCTCGACCATGAAGCCTTCGAGGGGCCAGGTTTTCGACATCCCGAATGAATAGACGATCCGGCCCGTCCCGCCGATCTCAAAGCCCGAGAATCCGGCCAGGGGGGCGACGACCTCGGCGCCGAAGGCCAACCCCAGGAGAGGTGCGGCGTCGTATTCGAGGCTGATCGGCAGGCCGGAGAAGGTCAGGCCGCGGAAGTCCGTCAGGACCGCCCCGGCGCTGAGGCTCAGGACGGCGCCCTTGGTCAGGACGAGATCGGCCCGGGCGGAGATGAGCTGGCCCCCGATCCTGGACGACGCGGCGTCGCCCTTCCAGACGACCGTGCGCGCCAGGTTCTCGTAGGTCAGGCCGACGGCGATCGACTTGACGTTCGGCTCGGCGGCCGCGGCCGCGCCGGCGACGAGGGCGGCAGCCGCCCACAGCCCCAGAACGGCACCCAGGCGCCTGCTCCGCTCCCCCATGAAGATCCTCCCCGACCCCCGCCGGGGGATCAGCCCGTCTTGACTTTCGGCTTGGGCGTCTCGGCTTTGAGCCGAGGGATATCGGCCAGCCGCTTGGTCGCGGTCTTGGCCAGCTTGTCCCCGGGATAGTCAGTCACCACCTTGGTGAAGTAGGGGAACGCTTGGTCGAATTGCCGGATCATGAAATAGCAGTCGCCGAGGTAGAAGTAGACCTTGGCCAGGCCGGTATAGTCCGGGTACTT includes the following:
- a CDS encoding S8 family peptidase produces the protein MTKTPRNLARTALALLAVLCAALGASDSAWPRFPKRLPLTPVRQARTSLRAERQIFRRRLLRYATDRVLVSFRPEVSGDYADGLLRSYGFPAVHRIAGIGVYSVRTAPGVSVPETLAMLRRNGDVAMARPDYRTRLADFPNDPYFAGYQYNLRNLGGILDIAPGIQPQMTSGADIKAVKAWDQAKGDDGTVIAVIDTGVDFSHPDLAAKLAGYGHDFVNDDDEASDDHWHGTFVAGVAAADTNNAVGIAGVAWNCRVLPVKVMDAQGNGYYSWIIDGITWAADHGADVINLSLGGDIDDPFLEEACRYAHDKGVVIVAAAGNDGLAGVLYPAAYDDYVLAVAASDYNDQIADFSNYGPQMDVAAPGVWILGPAPQSYVGQGYEPYLFASGTSAASPNVAGMAALLKSAKPDLTADQIMQIIRYTADDINKATLPGRDDRAGYGRINMERALVPYILH
- a CDS encoding C-GCAxxG-C-C family protein; translation: MSRSEVALCLFRRGFSCSQSVFAAFAEDQGLDRETALRLSQPFGGGIAAGGDWCGALTGAFLAVGLKYGRVRPEDAAAKEKTYALVRELIARFGSRHGAVRCRDLLGCEIGTPEGSRKASELKLHETKCEGLVADAVALLEEIL
- the recN gene encoding DNA repair protein RecN; protein product: MIKLLRVRNLATIEELEVPLEPGFSILTGETGAGKSIIIDAIRLILGEKGSPDLVRTGKAEAFVEAVFDVTGLPLDLAGLPEPEDGELLVQRSVTDQGSGKAFVNGVLVPVRRLRELGPQLIDIYGQNDHIFLLHLENHLAYLDETLGAPGLVRDAARTAQELRRLLQEQRELQGREKEREQRLDFIAYQLKEIEAAGLKPGEDDALLREREILRNAEKIAGLVDKALDLAYTGEDSLVPRLARLKSVLADLAAYEESFGEFRPGLQDAAILLQDAADLLVRFRDRRAGAPDNAEEVEERLSVIEKLKRKYGGSVEAVLAHGESLRRERAGLESGQERLQELEAAIGSKFDEYARTAALLGAERKKAADRLGRTIEKEIGLLGMAKARFEVRLETRTPSLEDPSTIRDQGAEDAEFLLSPNPGEDLRPLRRIASGGELSRMMLALKAAGKDREGQQTLIFDEVDAGIGGKTAEFIARKLDQLAARHQVICITHLPQIASAAAHHFSVDKRVEKERTFTGVRRLGREERIEEIARLVAGSRLTEASRQIAREMLDGGLPKGRRS